A genomic region of Psychrobacter sp. M13 contains the following coding sequences:
- a CDS encoding YsnF/AvaK domain-containing protein, producing MNNDNNSNNLTENPTLSPTATATATATDNTRVVNESNDNTLAAADSTVDKEVAAIRGGGGYLELLEERPVINKERLDTGRVTVTKHQRTKMIEVPIELVEEYITVQTEYHDAESRDLLSGNYDDKDILRHVEPSLDSKAVITVNDKQVAIGDAPIEIVISRQVATITKQTYAIQEVAINKSVHTHVDNIEVELKHEELDVQEEGFLDHGNRPIVK from the coding sequence ATGAATAATGATAATAACAGTAATAACTTAACTGAAAACCCTACCTTATCTCCTACTGCTACTGCTACTGCTACTGCTACTGATAACACGAGAGTTGTTAATGAAAGCAATGACAATACGCTTGCTGCCGCAGATAGTACTGTTGATAAAGAAGTAGCGGCTATTCGAGGTGGAGGTGGTTATCTAGAGCTATTAGAAGAGCGCCCAGTAATCAACAAAGAGCGCCTAGATACTGGTCGCGTCACCGTGACTAAGCATCAACGCACTAAAATGATCGAAGTGCCAATCGAGTTGGTCGAAGAATATATCACTGTCCAAACCGAATACCACGATGCCGAAAGCCGTGATCTATTGTCAGGTAATTATGATGATAAAGATATCTTACGTCATGTTGAGCCCTCTTTGGATAGTAAAGCGGTGATTACTGTTAATGATAAACAAGTGGCTATAGGCGATGCACCTATTGAGATCGTAATATCCAGACAAGTTGCGACTATTACCAAGCAGACTTATGCTATCCAAGAAGTTGCGATAAATAAAAGCGTACATACTCATGTCGATAACATAGAAGTCGAGCTTAAGCATGAGGAGCTGGATGTACAAGAGGAAGGGTTCTTAGATCATGGTAATAGGCCTATCGTTAAGTAA
- a CDS encoding DUF2382 domain-containing protein, which translates to MSQLIRLQDIQATHRDLIGDDYYDPTHKTAYGVNEEKIGKIDGALVEDTTGRIRYLIVDAGGWFSSKEVLVPAGLARIVGDDVFFDSLTKSQVEAMEQYDHDYQYSYKEQYENDRKAFVADTIPTEERMEFTDTNYDAPNTLELLEERLTVNKDRIVAGLVKVGKHVVTEERNVEVELEEEHAHIERTNVDRMTDKRIGDVDGTGTVEVQLEAERARVGKETYVTEEVNVGKTTERHTETIVDTIQREELDIDRDGNVVDANGALYEGDNITAEDVRRARGM; encoded by the coding sequence ATGAGCCAACTAATTCGTTTACAAGATATTCAAGCAACTCACCGTGATCTAATTGGTGACGACTATTATGATCCAACTCACAAAACGGCTTATGGCGTTAATGAAGAAAAAATCGGTAAAATCGATGGTGCTCTAGTAGAAGATACTACAGGTCGTATTCGTTACCTAATCGTAGATGCAGGCGGTTGGTTCAGCTCAAAAGAAGTATTAGTACCAGCAGGGTTAGCTCGTATCGTTGGTGATGATGTGTTCTTTGACAGCTTGACCAAGTCTCAAGTAGAAGCTATGGAGCAGTATGACCATGACTATCAGTACAGCTATAAAGAGCAATATGAGAATGATCGTAAAGCGTTTGTAGCAGATACTATTCCAACCGAAGAGCGTATGGAATTTACTGATACTAACTATGATGCGCCAAATACCTTAGAGCTTTTAGAAGAGCGTTTGACCGTAAATAAAGATCGTATTGTAGCGGGTCTTGTTAAAGTCGGTAAGCATGTCGTAACTGAAGAGCGCAATGTAGAAGTTGAGCTAGAAGAAGAGCATGCGCATATCGAACGTACTAATGTAGACCGCATGACTGACAAGCGTATTGGCGATGTAGATGGTACTGGTACGGTTGAAGTTCAACTAGAAGCAGAACGTGCTCGCGTTGGTAAAGAGACTTATGTCACTGAAGAAGTTAATGTCGGTAAAACCACTGAGCGTCATACTGAGACCATCGTTGATACTATCCAACGTGAAGAGCTAGATATTGATCGTGATGGTAACGTAGTAGATGCTAATGGTGCCTTGTACGAAGGTGACAACATCACTGCAGAAGACGTACGCCGCGCTCGTGGTATGTAA